The following proteins are encoded in a genomic region of Methylibium petroleiphilum PM1:
- a CDS encoding nitroreductase family protein — translation MLKSLLLTPINLAVKPFPAAKARLDAAKIVLKRWVKLRHFISDLLHAKSFMFWSAQDTSYAKLSSELIFQYHKLEKGLCMAGPRRFFGRDPVIATCRLVKRWSGAGLPSNDPVFLGAIETLRAYRDRLAVTPPPPEHATQIWSLLNECLSLAPPTPSLTTPRPYQPSAGTAATFDLLCAQRRSVRAYTTDVVPISLIHEAIATAQLSPSACNRQPWRLHIYRDPQRTKHLLELQNGNAGFGHQLTTLLVVCADSRTFFDATERNEPYVDAGLFVMSLLLALQSRGLASCCLNWCVSPDTDQKGHDRGDIPSNEKIIMYLAVGYADAQAMVPRSPRRNLETVVTLHEQ, via the coding sequence ATGCTTAAGTCATTGCTGCTAACACCCATCAATCTCGCGGTAAAGCCATTCCCTGCGGCAAAAGCGCGCCTGGACGCGGCCAAGATCGTTCTCAAGCGCTGGGTCAAGCTCAGACACTTCATTTCCGACTTGCTACATGCCAAGTCGTTCATGTTCTGGTCTGCGCAGGACACCTCGTACGCGAAGTTGAGTTCAGAGCTGATCTTCCAGTACCACAAGCTCGAGAAGGGCCTCTGCATGGCGGGGCCAAGACGGTTCTTCGGTCGCGATCCAGTGATCGCGACCTGCAGACTGGTCAAACGCTGGAGCGGCGCCGGCCTACCGTCAAACGATCCCGTGTTCTTGGGGGCGATCGAAACGCTTCGGGCGTACCGCGACCGGCTAGCGGTCACGCCGCCACCGCCCGAGCACGCCACGCAGATATGGTCGCTGCTGAACGAATGCTTGAGCCTCGCGCCGCCGACCCCCTCGTTGACGACGCCGCGACCGTACCAGCCGAGCGCAGGCACAGCCGCAACGTTCGACCTGTTGTGTGCCCAGCGTCGAAGCGTTCGCGCATACACCACCGATGTCGTTCCGATCTCATTGATCCACGAGGCGATCGCGACGGCTCAGCTGAGCCCCAGCGCCTGCAATCGCCAGCCATGGCGATTGCACATCTATCGAGATCCTCAACGCACCAAGCATCTGCTCGAACTTCAGAATGGCAACGCAGGATTCGGACACCAGCTGACAACGCTGCTCGTCGTTTGCGCTGACAGCCGAACTTTCTTCGATGCGACGGAGCGGAACGAGCCCTATGTCGATGCCGGGCTGTTCGTCATGAGTCTTCTTCTTGCGCTGCAAAGTCGTGGTTTGGCATCTTGCTGCCTCAATTGGTGCGTCTCGCCAGATACCGATCAAAAGGGCCATGACCGTGGTGATATTCCCTCCAACGAAAAGATCATCATGTACTTGGCCGTTGGATATGCCGATGCGCAGGCAATGGTGCCAAGGTCACCACGTCGCAACCTAGAAACGGTTGTCACTTTGCACGAGCAGTGA
- a CDS encoding acyltransferase family protein, which yields MNPSNLLRWPKQIATYDARGASGIKSFHALDGLRGYMAWWVVIGHALHLCGINNLVPDFLSRRDVAVNVFICLSGFVITHLLLEKRESYLRYLTRRAFRIIPIYWFALLCALALSGAYQFVYQSEWVFELPMRLERQASTDAHFGTHLLLHLGLLHGLVPDTWLPYSSSSLLAPAWSLSLEWQFYLVAPLLVGCLVHPGWPRAVGLILMAALWITFKKLSPLQWQYPAFLPLALHFFALGILSRAFMPLLSRLHLWIVPLALAASFIVPRSVRLEVVIWGIFVGAALIELRRARGDVTGQSALDVPLLALTSNRVARALGECYYSTYLIHIPLFSLFGWLIAQATGQWNQQICEISTVAALVVLVPLSFFLYRQIESRFVRLGTEIASGRLASTLKAG from the coding sequence ATGAACCCCAGCAACTTGCTGCGTTGGCCCAAGCAGATCGCCACCTACGATGCCCGCGGCGCGTCAGGCATCAAGAGCTTCCACGCACTCGACGGTTTGCGGGGTTACATGGCCTGGTGGGTGGTAATCGGGCACGCACTGCATCTCTGCGGCATCAACAACCTCGTCCCCGACTTCCTCAGCCGAAGAGATGTGGCAGTCAATGTCTTCATCTGTCTCAGCGGCTTTGTCATCACGCACCTGCTTCTGGAGAAGCGGGAGTCGTACCTCCGGTATCTCACCCGTCGGGCGTTCCGGATCATTCCTATTTACTGGTTCGCGCTGCTGTGCGCGCTGGCCCTGAGCGGTGCCTACCAGTTCGTTTACCAGAGCGAGTGGGTGTTCGAACTCCCCATGCGTCTTGAACGCCAGGCGTCGACCGACGCCCATTTCGGCACGCATCTGCTATTGCACCTCGGGCTTCTGCACGGACTGGTCCCTGACACGTGGCTGCCTTACAGCTCGTCCAGCCTTTTGGCCCCGGCGTGGAGCTTGTCGCTCGAGTGGCAGTTTTACTTGGTCGCACCACTGCTTGTCGGTTGCCTGGTGCATCCCGGCTGGCCTCGTGCGGTCGGCCTGATCCTGATGGCGGCGTTGTGGATCACCTTCAAGAAGTTGAGCCCCCTGCAATGGCAGTACCCGGCGTTCCTGCCTCTGGCACTTCACTTTTTTGCGCTCGGCATTCTTTCCCGCGCGTTCATGCCGCTGTTGAGCCGGCTTCACTTGTGGATCGTTCCGCTGGCACTCGCGGCATCCTTCATCGTTCCGCGTTCGGTCAGATTGGAGGTCGTGATATGGGGGATATTCGTCGGCGCCGCCTTGATCGAGCTTCGTCGCGCACGCGGAGATGTCACAGGCCAGTCTGCACTTGACGTTCCACTGCTCGCTTTGACCTCAAATCGTGTCGCCAGGGCTTTGGGCGAATGTTATTACTCGACCTACCTCATCCACATCCCGCTGTTTTCTCTCTTCGGTTGGTTGATTGCGCAAGCAACTGGTCAGTGGAATCAGCAGATTTGCGAAATCAGCACGGTGGCAGCCCTCGTCGTGCTCGTCCCACTCAGCTTCTTTCTCTACCGACAGATCGAAAGCCGCTTTGTTCGCCTGGGCACCGAGATCGCCAGCGGTCGACTTGCGTCCACTTTAAAAGCAGGATGA
- a CDS encoding glycosyltransferase family 4 protein — translation MKILVVSPVPTDPPNAGNRVRIATLAQALATSGHDVHFAYVPMEQADTEAMAARFSPARLHMLPWARRGGARLLALRALRKLGRLLKLDAGYMLGLDEWYDERITHALRDLHAAHRFDAVLVEYVFMSKALQAFGPGCLRLLDAHDSFGMRHRHYLASGLIPQWYSTSLAGEEAGFRRADVVLAIEANEARAFARRLAGSGTSVVQVGHLIDIGEPVPPSDAPNLLFVGSGNLLNVQGARFFSEQVLPLIRKERPDVQLLLAGGVAAQVPDGPGIVKLGFVPRLQQAFAQAMVFVNPVLAGTGVNIKLLDALAAGMPIVSTTSGARGLDEHGSGAFAVVADIDALGFAREVVKLIGDANARARLRTRAHDAALNWNTAQLASLHATLDAGGPSETVTLASLQFEKAHAP, via the coding sequence ATGAAGATCCTTGTCGTCTCCCCCGTCCCGACGGACCCGCCGAACGCGGGCAACCGGGTGCGCATCGCGACCCTGGCGCAGGCACTGGCCACCTCGGGCCACGACGTGCACTTCGCATACGTTCCGATGGAGCAGGCCGACACGGAGGCCATGGCCGCACGGTTCAGCCCCGCGCGACTGCACATGCTTCCGTGGGCCCGGCGCGGCGGCGCGCGTCTGCTGGCACTGCGCGCACTGCGCAAGTTGGGGCGCCTGCTCAAGCTCGACGCCGGCTACATGCTGGGCCTGGATGAGTGGTATGACGAGCGGATCACCCACGCGCTGCGCGACCTGCATGCCGCCCACCGATTCGACGCCGTGCTGGTGGAGTACGTCTTCATGTCGAAGGCCCTCCAGGCGTTCGGCCCCGGTTGCCTTCGCCTGCTGGACGCTCACGACAGCTTTGGCATGCGGCACCGTCATTACCTGGCGTCGGGCCTGATCCCTCAGTGGTACTCCACGTCACTCGCCGGAGAGGAAGCCGGGTTCCGCCGGGCGGATGTCGTGCTGGCGATCGAAGCGAACGAGGCGCGCGCGTTTGCCCGGCGTCTGGCCGGCTCCGGAACCAGCGTGGTTCAGGTCGGCCACCTGATCGACATCGGCGAACCCGTTCCTCCTTCCGACGCGCCGAATCTGCTCTTCGTCGGCTCGGGCAACCTGCTCAACGTGCAAGGGGCTCGGTTCTTCTCCGAACAGGTGCTGCCCTTGATTCGCAAAGAGCGGCCTGACGTCCAACTCCTGCTGGCAGGCGGCGTGGCCGCTCAAGTGCCCGATGGTCCGGGCATCGTGAAGCTGGGTTTCGTTCCCCGACTCCAGCAAGCCTTTGCGCAGGCCATGGTGTTCGTGAACCCGGTGCTGGCGGGAACGGGCGTCAACATCAAACTGCTCGACGCGCTGGCCGCCGGGATGCCCATCGTGTCGACAACATCCGGCGCCCGCGGCCTCGACGAGCACGGCAGCGGTGCGTTCGCCGTCGTGGCCGACATCGATGCCCTGGGCTTTGCGCGCGAGGTAGTGAAACTGATTGGCGACGCGAATGCGCGCGCTCGACTGCGCACGCGCGCACACGATGCCGCGCTCAACTGGAACACCGCTCAGCTCGCCTCGCTCCACGCAACGCTCGATGCCGGCGGGCCATCGGAAACCGTCACCCTTGCTTCACTTCAGTTCGAGAAGGCCCACGCACCATGA
- a CDS encoding glycosyltransferase family 4 protein codes for MNAETPAPRASVPSSKRPSLVVVAPWVYHLRCGIGGGVLCFRMLRHLAQHYDIHWVSFDTTANDVEAGKRALAEFCASVTTVPMPAGKPRWRGRLRQLLGGRPMAAPWSAAMESAIRDTIVRSHAAAVLFQFPQVAQFVGAAAGVPAIVDTQDVCAVSLYREWRKTQGTLKRLIKALNWLAWSRYELKHYGQADLLLAISDTDAGVLRAYLPDVPCHVSPVATEIPPSVERGAGQYVAMVGNFFHPPNIDGLRWLLEDIWPQVRARHPTVELRIAGPACPAPSPALEAQGIRMMGFVDDIDAFFDNAAVSLTPYRFGGGVKIKVLEALARSCPVVATPVGAEGLDLQHGQHLLVAAQADAFAEAIHQLLVDPGLARRIGEAGRSHIDRRFSYRSKTADLKQAFDALIERHRGRAAAAGGTTLSVVEPVASLHAEPVGERTLS; via the coding sequence GTGAACGCCGAGACCCCGGCGCCTCGCGCGTCCGTTCCGTCATCGAAGCGCCCTTCCCTGGTCGTCGTCGCGCCGTGGGTCTACCACCTGCGGTGCGGCATCGGTGGCGGCGTACTGTGCTTTCGCATGCTGCGCCACCTGGCACAGCACTACGACATCCATTGGGTCTCCTTCGATACCACGGCCAACGACGTCGAGGCCGGCAAGCGAGCGCTTGCCGAGTTCTGCGCGAGCGTGACGACGGTTCCGATGCCGGCCGGCAAACCGCGCTGGCGCGGGCGCCTGCGCCAGCTTCTCGGCGGTCGACCCATGGCCGCGCCCTGGTCCGCCGCCATGGAATCGGCCATTCGCGACACGATCGTCCGCTCTCACGCCGCGGCCGTTCTGTTCCAGTTTCCGCAGGTCGCCCAGTTCGTGGGCGCGGCGGCGGGCGTACCCGCCATCGTCGACACGCAAGATGTCTGCGCCGTGTCTCTTTACAGGGAGTGGAGAAAGACCCAAGGCACGCTGAAGCGCCTGATCAAGGCACTGAACTGGCTGGCATGGTCTCGCTACGAGCTGAAGCACTACGGCCAGGCGGATCTGCTGCTTGCGATCAGCGACACCGATGCGGGCGTGCTGCGGGCCTACCTGCCCGACGTGCCGTGCCACGTGAGCCCGGTAGCGACCGAGATTCCACCGTCGGTCGAGCGCGGCGCCGGCCAGTACGTCGCGATGGTAGGCAACTTCTTCCATCCGCCCAACATCGACGGCCTGCGCTGGCTGCTGGAAGACATCTGGCCCCAGGTCCGCGCCCGCCACCCTACGGTCGAACTGCGGATCGCAGGGCCCGCCTGCCCTGCCCCGTCTCCGGCGCTGGAGGCGCAAGGCATCCGCATGATGGGGTTCGTCGATGACATCGACGCATTCTTCGACAACGCGGCCGTCTCGCTCACGCCGTATCGCTTTGGGGGTGGCGTCAAGATCAAGGTGCTGGAAGCCCTGGCACGCAGCTGCCCGGTCGTGGCCACGCCCGTCGGCGCGGAAGGCCTCGATCTTCAGCACGGACAGCACCTGCTTGTCGCCGCGCAGGCCGACGCCTTTGCCGAAGCCATTCACCAGCTTCTCGTCGACCCGGGACTCGCGCGCCGCATCGGCGAAGCCGGGCGATCTCACATCGACCGCCGCTTCTCGTACCGAAGCAAGACCGCCGACCTGAAGCAGGCCTTCGATGCGCTGATCGAGCGGCACCGAGGCCGCGCCGCGGCAGCCGGCGGCACGACGTTGTCCGTCGTCGAGCCGGTCGCTTCGTTGCATGCCGAACCGGTCGGCGAACGCACGCTCTCGTGA
- a CDS encoding glycosyltransferase family 2 protein gives MLQALRSPGADGGVVAPARTGDEIRVSVVIPNYNYARFIGDAIDSALALDWPHVEVIVVDDGSTDGSREVMARYGQRITALHQDNQGQVGACNTGFAACRGNVVIFLDSDDVLDPSVVREAAAVWRPGLSKVQFQMRSVDAALRPLGSVLPQYHMVPTPEEARRWVMTTSAYPTPPGSGNVYSREFLQKIFPLDHAGGRAADSCCIAAAPYLGDVITVPKPLVSYRIHGQNDGAFSELDTLRFGREVTRATQLFAYAQRTAARVGIQVPDDAVRYSLTLLPYRVASYRLAPASHPLPRDNRLNLLGDLLRSWGRPQGMRLQARAAIALWTMLVLVAPAPLARRLVLWRFAPGTRPKLLMQSLRQLGVVR, from the coding sequence GTGTTGCAAGCGCTTCGATCCCCAGGCGCCGACGGCGGCGTGGTGGCGCCGGCCCGCACGGGCGACGAGATCCGCGTCTCGGTGGTCATCCCCAACTACAACTACGCGCGCTTCATCGGTGACGCCATCGACAGCGCGCTCGCGCTCGACTGGCCGCACGTGGAGGTGATCGTCGTCGACGACGGTTCCACCGACGGCTCGCGCGAGGTGATGGCCCGCTACGGCCAGCGCATCACCGCGCTCCACCAAGACAACCAAGGCCAAGTGGGCGCGTGCAACACCGGCTTCGCGGCATGCCGCGGCAACGTGGTGATCTTCCTCGACTCCGACGACGTGCTGGACCCGAGCGTGGTGCGCGAAGCCGCTGCCGTGTGGCGGCCGGGCCTCAGCAAGGTGCAGTTCCAGATGCGCAGCGTGGACGCCGCGCTGCGACCGCTGGGCAGCGTGCTGCCGCAATACCACATGGTGCCCACGCCGGAGGAAGCGCGCCGCTGGGTCATGACCACCAGTGCCTACCCCACCCCGCCGGGTTCGGGCAACGTGTACAGCCGCGAGTTCCTTCAGAAGATTTTCCCGCTCGACCACGCGGGCGGCCGCGCCGCCGACTCCTGCTGCATCGCCGCCGCGCCCTACCTGGGCGACGTGATCACCGTGCCCAAGCCGCTGGTGAGCTACCGCATCCACGGCCAGAACGACGGCGCCTTCAGCGAACTCGACACCCTGCGCTTCGGCCGCGAGGTGACGCGGGCCACGCAGCTGTTTGCCTATGCACAGCGCACGGCGGCGCGCGTCGGCATCCAGGTGCCGGACGACGCGGTGCGCTACAGCCTCACGCTGCTGCCCTACCGCGTGGCCTCGTACCGGCTGGCGCCGGCATCGCACCCGCTGCCGCGCGACAACCGGCTCAACCTGCTGGGCGACCTCTTGCGCAGCTGGGGCCGGCCGCAGGGCATGCGTCTGCAGGCGCGCGCAGCGATCGCGCTGTGGACGATGCTCGTGCTGGTGGCACCGGCACCGCTGGCGCGCCGGCTGGTGCTGTGGCGCTTTGCGCCCGGCACGCGGCCGAAGCTGCTGATGCAGTCGCTGCGGCAGCTGGGTGTGGTGCGGTGA
- a CDS encoding polysaccharide biosynthesis tyrosine autokinase: MRREPVIAHQPLGSSAGAADTDNPSLSSPEGTEDVSDLHDRSIGDIIREAKRLTDAQIEKILAYQRKHGLRFGEAAVALKLVTNDDVLWALSQQFHYPYAPSGKSDCNPELVVAANPFCEQAEAFRELRSQLMMGVLSLSEARRALAVVSPDVGDGKTFVAANMAVAFSQLGGRALLVDADMRTPRQHKLFGIDNSNGLSSILSGRSRQNVIHQVPDLPTLFVLPVGAVPPNPLELVQRPAFGLLMHELLSKFDHVVVDTPASVHGADARVVAAKCGAALVIGRRGKSRMKSMQTLINALAKGPAQLAGVIVNEQ; the protein is encoded by the coding sequence ATGAGACGCGAACCCGTCATCGCCCACCAGCCGCTCGGCTCCTCGGCCGGAGCGGCCGACACCGACAACCCCTCGTTGTCTTCCCCCGAGGGCACCGAGGATGTGAGCGACCTGCACGACCGCTCCATCGGCGACATCATCCGTGAGGCCAAGCGGCTGACCGACGCGCAGATCGAGAAGATCCTCGCCTACCAGCGCAAGCATGGCCTGCGCTTCGGCGAAGCCGCGGTGGCCCTCAAGCTGGTGACGAACGACGACGTGCTGTGGGCACTGTCGCAGCAGTTCCACTACCCCTACGCGCCCAGCGGCAAGTCGGACTGCAACCCGGAGCTGGTGGTCGCCGCCAACCCGTTCTGCGAGCAGGCCGAGGCTTTCCGCGAGCTGCGCAGCCAGCTGATGATGGGCGTGCTGAGCCTCAGCGAAGCGCGGCGCGCATTGGCCGTGGTGAGCCCCGACGTGGGCGATGGCAAGACCTTCGTCGCCGCCAACATGGCGGTGGCCTTCAGCCAGCTCGGCGGGCGCGCGCTGCTGGTGGACGCCGACATGCGCACGCCGCGCCAGCACAAGCTGTTCGGCATCGACAACAGCAACGGCCTCAGCAGCATTCTTTCGGGGCGCTCGCGGCAGAACGTGATCCACCAGGTGCCCGACCTGCCCACGCTGTTCGTGCTGCCGGTGGGCGCGGTGCCACCCAACCCGCTGGAGCTGGTGCAACGCCCGGCCTTCGGGTTGCTGATGCACGAGCTGCTGTCCAAGTTCGACCACGTGGTAGTCGACACGCCGGCTTCGGTGCATGGGGCCGACGCCCGCGTGGTGGCCGCGAAGTGCGGTGCCGCCCTGGTGATCGGGCGGCGCGGCAAGAGCCGCATGAAGAGCATGCAGACGCTGATCAACGCCCTGGCCAAGGGCCCCGCCCAGCTGGCGGGCGTGATCGTCAACGAGCAATAG
- the epsF gene encoding chain length determinant protein EpsF: MTFSQFFTIVRARWVSGFAVLAVVLAVVIAVSLSLPKQYTSTASVLIDVKLPDLGGNTAAAGGIVPLGFMATQLDVVRSERVALRALRSPGLKLNESVELREQWRASTGGQGDFESWLAALIQKKLDILPARESNVITLAYSSPDPKFSAAVANAFMQAYIDTTLDLKVEPAKQYNAFFDDRSKHTREALEQAQAKLSAYQQQKGIIATDERLDVENARLNELTTQLVVLQGLAAESRGRQDQSSGNNDRMQEVLNNPVVSALTADLSRQQAKLTELNERLGENNPQVVELRANIEELHKRIQAQTTRVTGSLNVNNTVNEGRLAQLNAEIQQQRAKLLKLKDLRDEAAVLQRDVENAQRTYDAVLTRVNQTSMESQNTQTNVSVLKQATAPAFPSSPRLLLNTAVALVLGSLLGIGLMLARELLDRRMRTIEDVVSGLRQPLLIVLPKTSRQDAHGGSRLKLTKARVVRGLAGPARS; encoded by the coding sequence ATGACCTTCAGCCAATTCTTCACCATCGTCCGGGCCCGCTGGGTCTCGGGCTTCGCCGTTCTCGCCGTCGTGCTGGCGGTCGTCATCGCGGTCAGCCTGTCGCTGCCGAAGCAGTACACGTCGACCGCTTCGGTGCTGATCGACGTGAAGCTGCCCGACCTGGGCGGCAACACCGCTGCCGCCGGCGGCATCGTGCCGCTGGGCTTCATGGCCACCCAGCTCGACGTGGTGCGCAGCGAACGGGTGGCGTTGCGTGCACTGCGCAGCCCCGGCCTGAAGCTCAACGAGAGCGTCGAGCTGCGCGAGCAATGGCGGGCTTCCACTGGCGGCCAGGGCGACTTCGAATCGTGGCTGGCGGCGCTGATCCAGAAGAAGCTCGACATCCTGCCCGCGCGGGAATCCAACGTCATCACGCTGGCCTATTCGTCGCCCGACCCCAAGTTCTCTGCAGCTGTTGCGAACGCCTTCATGCAGGCCTATATAGACACCACGCTCGACCTGAAGGTGGAGCCGGCCAAGCAGTACAACGCCTTCTTCGACGACCGCTCCAAGCACACCCGCGAAGCGCTGGAACAGGCGCAGGCCAAGCTGTCCGCCTACCAGCAGCAGAAGGGCATCATCGCCACGGACGAGCGCCTGGACGTCGAGAACGCCCGCCTCAACGAGCTGACCACGCAACTGGTCGTGCTGCAGGGTCTGGCCGCCGAATCGCGCGGACGGCAGGATCAGTCGAGCGGCAACAACGACCGCATGCAGGAAGTGCTGAACAACCCGGTGGTCAGCGCCCTGACCGCCGACCTGTCGCGCCAACAGGCCAAGCTGACCGAACTGAACGAACGCCTGGGCGAGAACAACCCGCAGGTCGTGGAGCTGCGCGCCAACATCGAGGAGCTGCACAAGCGCATCCAGGCGCAGACGACACGCGTGACCGGGAGCCTGAATGTGAACAACACCGTGAACGAGGGCCGCCTGGCCCAGCTCAATGCCGAGATCCAGCAACAGCGCGCCAAGCTGCTGAAGCTGAAGGACCTGCGCGACGAAGCCGCCGTGCTGCAGCGGGACGTGGAGAACGCCCAACGCACCTACGACGCCGTGCTGACCCGCGTGAACCAGACCAGCATGGAAAGCCAGAACACCCAGACCAACGTGTCGGTGCTCAAGCAGGCCACCGCGCCGGCGTTCCCCTCGTCCCCTCGCCTGCTGCTGAACACTGCGGTGGCGCTGGTGCTGGGCTCACTGCTCGGCATCGGCCTGATGCTGGCACGCGAACTGCTGGACCGACGCATGCGCACCATCGAAGACGTGGTCAGCGGCCTGCGGCAGCCGCTGCTGATCGTGCTGCCCAAGACCAGCCGGCAGGACGCCCATGGCGGCTCGCGGCTGAAGCTGACCAAGGCGCGCGTCGTAAGAGGGCTCGCTGGCCCCGCCCGATCATGA
- a CDS encoding EpsD family peptidyl-prolyl cis-trans isomerase codes for MTALVPACCALALIACGERRADTSTSQVAAQVGQGEVSIHQVNLVLQRQPDLRPEQVEAASRAALERLVQLELAVQKANEAKIDREPQVVQALDFARREVLARAYIDRLAETAAKPTAQEIERFYEERPALFKTRRIYSVQELGIVAPSERLPALQAKLAAARTVPAMLAELNAGGLNYTLASATKPAEDWALPVLDRLAGMSEGQVEFLPQPPGLRVLVLTSSTPAPRKLEEARLPIEQFLLNERKQQKVDTELKAMRGTTPVKYLGKFAQAAPGEAAAGAAAGPASATLAPPVATGNGKAELEAEARSKGIQGLR; via the coding sequence ATGACGGCCCTCGTCCCGGCCTGCTGCGCACTCGCGCTGATCGCGTGCGGAGAGCGCCGCGCCGACACCAGCACATCGCAAGTGGCGGCGCAGGTGGGTCAGGGCGAGGTTTCGATCCATCAGGTGAACCTCGTGCTGCAGCGACAGCCCGACCTGCGCCCCGAACAGGTGGAGGCCGCCAGCCGCGCGGCACTCGAGCGGCTGGTTCAACTCGAACTCGCGGTGCAGAAGGCCAACGAAGCCAAGATCGACCGCGAACCCCAGGTGGTGCAGGCACTGGATTTCGCGCGCCGCGAGGTGCTGGCGCGCGCCTACATCGATCGCCTGGCCGAAACCGCCGCCAAGCCCACCGCGCAGGAAATCGAGCGCTTCTATGAAGAGCGGCCCGCACTCTTCAAGACACGCCGCATCTATTCGGTGCAGGAGCTCGGCATCGTGGCACCGAGCGAGCGGCTGCCCGCCTTGCAGGCCAAGCTCGCGGCGGCCCGCACGGTGCCCGCCATGCTGGCGGAGCTGAACGCCGGCGGTCTGAACTACACGCTGGCCTCCGCCACCAAGCCGGCGGAAGACTGGGCCCTGCCCGTGCTCGACCGGCTGGCCGGCATGAGTGAAGGGCAGGTGGAGTTCCTGCCGCAGCCGCCGGGGCTGCGCGTGCTGGTGTTGACCAGCAGCACGCCCGCACCGCGCAAGCTGGAAGAAGCGCGGCTGCCCATCGAGCAGTTCCTGTTGAACGAGCGCAAGCAGCAGAAGGTGGACACCGAACTGAAAGCCATGCGCGGCACGACGCCGGTCAAGTACCTCGGCAAGTTCGCGCAGGCTGCGCCGGGAGAGGCTGCAGCAGGGGCTGCTGCCGGCCCGGCCTCCGCGACCCTGGCACCGCCGGTCGCCACCGGCAACGGCAAGGCCGAGCTCGAGGCCGAGGCGCGCAGCAAGGGCATCCAGGGCCTGCGCTGA
- a CDS encoding PEP-CTERM sorting domain-containing protein: protein MSLKRLLVAALAAVALHANAFVGNYDEGSFTYNSGKQFVVADVFNFQLTSPSSLRTTLEITKSNGLLGLGLFDAVDNSLIGSFFLAGPQGATTTRSFANLSTGSYYYGVLGGFLPKGSYTLHSSATAVPEPAALGLALLSVGALGLALRRKKSQQPV from the coding sequence ATGAGTTTGAAGCGCCTGCTAGTGGCCGCCTTGGCCGCCGTTGCCCTGCACGCCAATGCCTTCGTGGGCAACTACGACGAAGGCTCGTTCACCTACAACTCCGGCAAGCAGTTCGTGGTTGCCGACGTGTTCAACTTCCAGCTCACCTCGCCTTCGAGCCTGCGCACCACGCTTGAGATCACGAAGAGCAATGGCCTGCTGGGCCTGGGCTTGTTCGATGCGGTCGACAACAGCCTGATCGGCAGCTTCTTCCTCGCCGGTCCGCAAGGCGCAACCACCACCCGGAGCTTCGCCAACCTGTCCACCGGCAGCTACTACTACGGCGTGCTCGGCGGGTTCCTGCCCAAGGGCAGCTATACGCTGCACTCGTCGGCTACGGCGGTGCCAGAACCCGCTGCGCTGGGGCTCGCCCTGCTGAGCGTGGGGGCTCTAGGACTGGCGCTGCGTCGCAAGAAGTCGCAGCAACCCGTCTGA
- a CDS encoding sugar transferase, which yields MTAAAYILNALQVKGRTGVRHSLLDASSTVFNQVLALIILVLLSPVMLVVSWLIWRRDGAPIFFGHYRVGRDGRLFRCLKFRTMFVNSEQMLSDLLKKDPQAQAEWARDHKLSNDPRITPVGDFLRRTSLDELPQLFNVLRGEMSLVGPRPITVPELTRYGRVRWHYLSVRPGMTGLWQVSGRNETTYSERVAMDRYYVGRRSFWLNAWIIVQTVAVVATRRGAR from the coding sequence ATGACTGCTGCTGCCTACATTCTGAATGCGCTACAGGTGAAGGGCCGGACGGGCGTCCGCCATTCGCTGCTCGATGCGTCGAGCACCGTGTTCAATCAAGTGCTCGCGCTCATCATCCTGGTGCTGCTGAGCCCCGTGATGCTGGTCGTCTCGTGGTTGATCTGGCGTCGCGACGGCGCGCCGATCTTCTTCGGGCACTACCGCGTCGGGCGTGATGGTCGGCTGTTCCGGTGCCTCAAGTTCCGCACCATGTTCGTCAACTCCGAGCAGATGCTCTCGGACCTGTTGAAGAAGGACCCGCAGGCCCAGGCCGAGTGGGCACGTGATCACAAGCTGTCGAACGATCCTCGCATCACCCCGGTGGGCGATTTCCTCCGCCGCACCAGCCTCGACGAGCTGCCACAACTGTTCAACGTGCTGCGCGGCGAAATGAGTCTCGTGGGTCCACGTCCCATCACGGTGCCGGAACTCACGCGCTACGGCCGTGTGCGCTGGCACTACCTCAGCGTGCGGCCCGGCATGACCGGCCTGTGGCAGGTGAGCGGCCGCAACGAGACCACCTACAGCGAGCGGGTCGCGATGGACCGCTATTACGTGGGCCGCCGCTCGTTCTGGTTGAACGCCTGGATCATCGTGCAGACGGTCGCCGTTGTCGCAACGCGGCGCGGCGCACGGTGA